One window of Alkaliphilus metalliredigens QYMF genomic DNA carries:
- a CDS encoding HNH endonuclease yields MPKKITYDFVKKYVLENSNCQLMSNDYINNSSKLEFKCGCGNIFETSFAKFKDRKKRQCNECGFALRGQYQSKTPEEFREEVQNIVGNEYIVLGYYSGAVEKIKFRHNSCGNEYLAAPHDFLSGKRCPKCRRPRYNTTTDEFKKIIKELTNGEYDVVGEYTSSHTHIRLKHNLCGTEYKVTPNNFTSHGRRCPNYDCHIRRVGGINHHAYNPDLTDEERINRRDLKENIKWRKSVYRKDGYKCVSCGDDQGRNLVAHHLDGYNWCVEKRFDVKNGVTLCEICHKAFHHNYGYGNNTKEQFQEFISRN; encoded by the coding sequence ATGCCAAAGAAAATTACTTATGATTTTGTGAAAAAGTATGTTCTTGAAAATAGTAATTGTCAGCTAATGAGTAATGACTATATTAATAATAGTTCTAAACTAGAATTTAAATGTGGATGTGGGAATATCTTCGAAACTTCTTTTGCAAAGTTTAAGGATAGAAAAAAAAGACAATGCAATGAATGTGGATTTGCTTTAAGGGGACAGTATCAAAGTAAAACTCCTGAAGAATTCAGAGAAGAAGTTCAAAATATTGTAGGAAATGAATATATAGTGCTAGGATATTATTCTGGAGCTGTAGAAAAAATTAAATTTAGGCATAATTCGTGTGGTAATGAATATCTAGCAGCACCACATGATTTTTTATCAGGCAAAAGATGCCCTAAATGCAGAAGGCCTAGATACAACACTACCACAGATGAGTTCAAAAAAATTATCAAAGAACTAACCAATGGAGAGTATGATGTGGTTGGCGAATATACGAGTTCACATACACATATAAGGTTAAAACATAATCTTTGTGGAACGGAATATAAAGTAACTCCAAATAATTTTACATCTCATGGTCGAAGATGTCCTAACTATGACTGCCATATAAGAAGAGTAGGAGGGATAAATCACCACGCTTATAATCCAGATTTAACTGATGAAGAAAGAATAAATCGCAGAGATTTAAAAGAAAATATTAAATGGCGCAAATCAGTTTATAGAAAAGATGGGTATAAGTGTGTTTCTTGTGGTGATGATCAAGGAAGAAATCTTGTAGCACATCATCTAGATGGATATAACTGGTGTGTAGAAAAGAGATTTGATGTGAAAAATGGAGTCACTTTATGTGAAATATGTCATAAGGCTTTCCACCATAATTATGGATATGGAAATAATACCAAAGAGCAATTTCAAGAATTCATAAGTAGAAATTAA
- a CDS encoding phage tail assembly chaperone, producing MAKKPVIKKLTLNDLMQQREKYEVKQDTKEEVLLRRGDDQVTITIKKPTRSLCLECITLSQDENRQEQADINMVYNIVVEPNLKDTNLHKAYGCIEPIEIVEKIFETGEIAQISGYGMELAGYGNEMKAIKDIKN from the coding sequence ATGGCTAAAAAACCAGTTATAAAAAAACTAACGCTAAACGATTTGATGCAGCAAAGAGAAAAGTATGAGGTGAAACAAGATACAAAAGAAGAGGTGCTTTTAAGGAGAGGTGACGACCAGGTAACAATAACAATTAAAAAGCCGACTCGATCACTTTGCTTGGAATGTATCACCTTATCTCAAGATGAAAATCGTCAAGAACAGGCAGATATTAATATGGTTTATAATATCGTAGTGGAACCCAACCTGAAGGATACGAATCTACACAAAGCTTATGGCTGTATAGAACCTATTGAAATTGTAGAGAAGATATTCGAAACTGGAGAAATTGCTCAAATATCTGGATATGGTATGGAATTGGCTGGGTATGGTAATGAAATGAAAGCGATCAAAGATATAAAAAACTAA
- a CDS encoding phage tail tube protein → MGKSKIPSNKQINGTFGALWLDGEKLADVDSFESKININYEDVNMAEDLATHKKMTGWAGEGTLALKKVYSTGASLIGQKLKEGIMPVFTMVSKLQDPDAYGAERVSMEEVTFNEFTLAKFAQKELQTEELPFAFADFELIDLIGRR, encoded by the coding sequence ATGGGTAAGAGCAAGATACCAAGCAATAAACAGATTAACGGTACCTTTGGAGCATTGTGGTTAGATGGAGAGAAACTAGCTGACGTAGATAGCTTTGAAAGCAAAATCAACATCAATTATGAGGATGTCAACATGGCAGAGGATTTAGCTACTCATAAAAAGATGACTGGGTGGGCTGGAGAAGGAACGTTAGCTCTAAAGAAAGTATATTCCACTGGTGCAAGCTTAATTGGTCAAAAGCTGAAGGAAGGCATTATGCCAGTATTCACAATGGTAAGTAAACTACAAGATCCAGATGCATATGGAGCAGAGCGTGTTTCTATGGAGGAAGTGACTTTTAATGAATTTACTCTTGCTAAGTTTGCTCAAAAAGAACTTCAAACAGAAGAACTACCATTTGCATTTGCAGATTTTGAATTAATCGATCTTATTGGAAGGAGATAA
- a CDS encoding phage tail sheath C-terminal domain-containing protein, translating to MGLPQINIEFSGKAVSAVERSARGIVALILKDATGTFDVKEYRSIEEIKVEDWTPANIDYIKKAFMGTPAKVICERLDTAESDYSEVLTRLGFKKWNYLAIPDLENATDIETWLKGKRENGKKTFKAVLPNASTGDHEGIINFTTTDIKVGDKTYTTAEYCCRIAGVLAGLPFTRSATYYVLPEVEGITESTTPDSDIESGKLILVNDGEKIKIGRAVNSLVSTTVSKTEDFKKIKIVEVMDMVKDDIRDTFNNNYIGKVNNIYDNQVLFFTSVNAYFKGLAGDEIFDRNFQNKADVDVEAQRLAWEGIGTDVSQLSDQEVKEKSFRSNVYAKANVKIVDAMEDLDFSIAI from the coding sequence GTGGGATTACCACAAATAAATATAGAATTTAGTGGGAAAGCGGTATCTGCTGTTGAAAGAAGTGCAAGGGGGATTGTAGCGCTAATACTTAAAGATGCCACAGGGACCTTTGATGTAAAAGAGTATAGAAGTATAGAGGAAATCAAGGTAGAAGATTGGACACCAGCTAATATAGATTACATTAAAAAGGCCTTCATGGGAACACCGGCAAAAGTCATTTGTGAGAGGCTGGACACGGCAGAGAGTGATTATTCAGAGGTGTTGACTAGGCTAGGTTTTAAGAAGTGGAATTACCTTGCTATACCTGACTTAGAGAATGCAACTGACATTGAAACTTGGTTAAAGGGTAAAAGAGAAAATGGCAAGAAGACATTCAAAGCAGTATTACCTAATGCATCTACGGGGGACCATGAAGGAATCATCAACTTTACGACAACTGATATAAAAGTAGGAGATAAGACATATACAACTGCTGAATATTGTTGTAGGATAGCTGGTGTTTTAGCAGGGTTACCATTCACAAGAAGTGCAACTTACTATGTGCTACCAGAAGTAGAAGGCATTACAGAAAGCACTACCCCGGATTCAGATATTGAAAGTGGAAAGCTTATTTTAGTCAATGACGGTGAAAAGATTAAAATCGGTCGTGCAGTAAACTCTCTCGTATCAACAACAGTTTCAAAAACAGAGGACTTTAAGAAAATCAAAATAGTTGAGGTAATGGACATGGTTAAGGATGATATAAGAGATACCTTTAACAATAATTATATCGGAAAGGTCAATAACATCTATGACAATCAAGTGCTATTCTTTACATCTGTTAATGCTTATTTTAAAGGACTTGCTGGAGACGAAATATTTGACCGTAATTTCCAAAATAAAGCGGATGTAGATGTAGAAGCCCAAAGATTAGCATGGGAAGGAATTGGGACCGATGTTAGCCAGTTAAGTGATCAAGAAGTAAAAGAAAAGTCATTTAGAAGCAATGTATATGCCAAGGCTAATGTCAAAATAGTAGATGCTATGGAAGATTTAGACTTTAGTATAGCCATTTAA